A genomic segment from bacterium encodes:
- the map gene encoding type I methionyl aminopeptidase encodes MLLGTMFFKFFTITMIQIKTPEEIEIMRQGGKILARVLQELSLEVKEGVSLGYLDNLAEKLILGYGAKSSFKGYKPAGAKKAYPSALCASLNYEVVHGVPDDRVLKNGDIISLDLGVFYNGYHTDSAVTFGMGEISEKATQLILVTEGALDLAISMIKPNIYWGDIAWEMQRHVEAAKFSVVKDLTGHGVGKNLQEDPFLPNYGSKGDEPLLKEGMVLAIEPMVTIGKSAVELGLDGFVYQTKDKSLAAHFEHTVVVTKKGAEVLTKS; translated from the coding sequence ATGCTGCTCGGGACAATGTTTTTTAAATTTTTTACCATTACCATGATACAAATCAAAACACCAGAAGAAATAGAAATCATGCGCCAAGGAGGAAAAATCCTGGCGCGTGTTTTACAAGAGCTTTCTTTAGAAGTAAAAGAAGGTGTTAGTTTAGGTTATTTGGATAATTTGGCCGAGAAGCTTATTTTGGGTTATGGAGCTAAATCTTCTTTTAAGGGTTACAAACCTGCTGGCGCTAAAAAAGCCTATCCGTCTGCTTTATGCGCTTCTTTAAATTATGAAGTTGTGCATGGCGTACCCGATGATAGGGTTTTAAAAAATGGAGATATTATTAGTTTAGACTTAGGAGTTTTTTATAACGGTTATCATACCGATAGCGCTGTAACTTTTGGCATGGGTGAAATTTCTGAAAAAGCTACACAACTTATATTGGTAACCGAAGGCGCTCTGGATTTAGCTATTAGTATGATAAAGCCCAATATTTATTGGGGTGATATCGCTTGGGAAATGCAACGCCATGTGGAAGCGGCCAAGTTTTCGGTGGTAAAAGATTTAACAGGGCATGGTGTAGGCAAAAATTTACAGGAAGATCCGTTTTTGCCTAACTATGGCAGTAAAGGCGATGAACCACTGTTAAAAGAAGGCATGGTTCTAGCAATTGAACCAATGGTAACAATTGGTAAATCTGCGGTAGAATTAGGCTTAGATGGTTTTGTTTATCAGACAAAAGACAAAAGTTTAGCTGCGCATTTTGAACACACAGTTGTTGTTACAAAAAAAGGTGCGGAAGTTTTAACAAAGTCGTAA
- a CDS encoding nucleoside monophosphate kinase, translating into MSSKTIIVLGRSGSGKGTQVKLLKKLIEPCLYIYAGDLFRLLEKEETLAGKKVKEVVDSGGLPPEWIAAFLWQKELVYKLKDGENIIFDGSPRRLDEAKEIDEVLSWLGRVDIKVVLIDITEDEAVTRLLKRGRKDDTEESIRHRLEWFNTDAMPAIEYYEKSNRLIKVDGMGSIEEIHLRIKQVLGL; encoded by the coding sequence ATGTCTAGTAAAACCATAATCGTTTTAGGCAGATCGGGGTCGGGTAAGGGCACGCAGGTTAAGCTTTTAAAAAAGCTTATAGAACCCTGTCTTTATATTTACGCCGGCGATCTTTTTCGTTTATTAGAAAAAGAAGAGACTTTAGCTGGTAAAAAAGTTAAAGAAGTTGTGGATTCTGGTGGTCTGCCCCCAGAGTGGATTGCCGCTTTTTTATGGCAGAAGGAACTAGTTTATAAATTAAAAGATGGAGAAAATATAATTTTTGACGGCTCACCTCGTCGTTTAGATGAAGCCAAAGAAATAGACGAAGTTTTAAGTTGGTTGGGTAGAGTAGATATTAAAGTTGTTTTAATAGATATTACAGAAGACGAAGCAGTAACAAGGCTTTTAAAACGCGGACGCAAAGATGATACCGAAGAATCAATTCGTCATCGTTTGGAATGGTTTAATACCGATGCAATGCCAGCTATAGAATATTACGAAAAATCGAATAGGTTGATTAAGGTTGATGGTATGGGTAGTATAGAGGAAATTCATTTGCGAATTAAACAGGTACTGGGGTTATAA